In a single window of the Halomicroarcula saliterrae genome:
- the pyk gene encoding pyruvate kinase codes for MRSAKIVCTLGPASESVEQIESLAEAGMSVARLNASHGSPEHRRTMIDRIKEVDERVDSPVASMLDMPGPEVRTAPIEEPIQLQKGTTVRFVIGNDATPEEVGLSQSISSASPGDRVLLDDGRIETTVESVDGDVVTAHVENGGKLGARKGVNVPGVDLDLATITENDRREIQVAAEKEPDFVAASFVRDGDAIYEINEALEEKGADIPIIAKIERAGAVENLDSIIDAAYGVMVARGDLGVECPLEDVPIIQKRIIRKCHQAGVPVITATEMLDSMIHSRRPTRAEASDVANAVLDGTDAVMLSGETAIGDHPTRVVETMDRIVRDVEGSEEYAESREQRIPNAGNTRTDALARSARFLARDINADAVVAASESGYTALKAAKYRPSIPIVASTPSEEVRRKLALSWGIIPVTTKYTNDGADAVIQSAVQAALDTRAADGGDTVVVLSGMMTELEGMNTANMLKVHVAAETVVSGRSVVEGLATGPVYHVGDGDISDVPEGAILVVPESFDGEFTGDTNRVGGIVDAHEGITSYAAIVARELSIPMVADAELPERIGDDEILTLDAERGVVYEESVAREQLDDR; via the coding sequence ATGCGTAGCGCAAAGATCGTCTGTACACTCGGACCGGCAAGCGAGTCCGTCGAGCAGATCGAATCGCTGGCCGAAGCCGGGATGTCGGTCGCTCGCCTCAACGCCAGTCACGGGTCGCCCGAACACCGACGGACCATGATAGACCGCATCAAGGAGGTCGACGAACGGGTCGACTCACCCGTGGCCTCGATGCTCGATATGCCCGGACCGGAAGTCCGGACCGCTCCGATCGAGGAGCCGATTCAGCTCCAGAAGGGGACGACGGTCAGGTTCGTCATCGGCAACGACGCCACCCCCGAAGAGGTCGGCCTCTCTCAGTCTATCAGCAGCGCGAGCCCCGGTGACCGCGTGTTGCTCGACGACGGCCGCATCGAGACGACGGTCGAGAGCGTCGACGGGGACGTCGTCACCGCCCACGTCGAAAACGGCGGCAAGCTGGGGGCCCGAAAGGGCGTCAACGTCCCCGGCGTCGATCTGGACCTCGCGACCATCACCGAGAACGACCGGCGCGAGATTCAGGTCGCCGCCGAGAAGGAACCGGACTTCGTCGCGGCCTCGTTCGTCCGTGATGGCGACGCTATCTACGAGATCAACGAGGCCCTCGAAGAGAAAGGGGCCGACATCCCCATCATCGCCAAAATCGAACGGGCGGGCGCCGTCGAGAACCTCGACTCCATCATCGACGCCGCCTACGGCGTCATGGTCGCCCGTGGCGACCTGGGCGTCGAGTGTCCGCTCGAAGACGTTCCGATCATCCAGAAACGCATCATCCGGAAGTGCCACCAGGCCGGTGTCCCCGTCATCACCGCGACGGAGATGCTCGACTCGATGATTCACTCCCGGCGGCCGACGCGGGCGGAGGCCTCGGACGTGGCCAACGCGGTGCTCGATGGCACCGACGCGGTCATGCTCTCGGGTGAGACCGCCATCGGTGACCATCCGACACGGGTGGTCGAGACTATGGACCGTATCGTCCGCGACGTGGAGGGAAGCGAGGAGTACGCGGAGTCGCGCGAACAGCGGATTCCCAACGCGGGCAACACGCGCACTGACGCGCTGGCCCGCTCGGCGCGCTTCCTCGCCCGGGATATCAACGCCGACGCCGTCGTCGCTGCGTCCGAATCGGGGTACACCGCTCTGAAAGCGGCCAAATACCGGCCGTCGATCCCCATCGTCGCGTCGACACCCAGCGAAGAGGTCCGGCGCAAACTCGCCCTCTCGTGGGGTATCATCCCCGTGACGACGAAGTACACCAACGACGGCGCCGACGCCGTCATTCAGAGCGCCGTCCAGGCCGCACTGGACACCAGGGCTGCTGACGGCGGCGACACCGTGGTCGTCCTCTCGGGCATGATGACCGAACTGGAAGGGATGAACACGGCGAACATGCTGAAGGTCCACGTCGCAGCCGAGACAGTGGTCAGCGGTCGGTCCGTCGTCGAAGGACTCGCCACCGGTCCGGTGTATCACGTCGGCGACGGCGATATCTCGGACGTACCCGAGGGCGCTATTCTCGTCGTCCCCGAGTCCTTCGACGGGGAGTTCACCGGCGATACGAACAGGGTCGGCGGCATCGTCGACGCTCACGAGGGGATCACGAGTTACGCCGCTATCGTCGCCCGCGAGCTGTCGATTCCGATGGTCGCCGACGCGGAACTGCCCGAGCGCATCGGTGACGACGAAATCCTCACGCTGGACGCCGAGCGCGGCGTCGTCTACGAGGAGTCCGTCGCTCGGGAACAGCTCGACGACCGATAG
- a CDS encoding Cdc6/Cdc18 family protein, translating to MDIEARIKRRQRHDGEPRLIQEYESLSPVRHIDEPADRGPLLERLLDYLDPVFDGKLPANAYLYGPNGVGKSAVVTALFAHLHQLPTETRTVIHTTTRAQSKTSPSFVYLDTRETTSEFAFYHAVLDALVEETVPEHGIGTETLRTRLHEELDGSRTGVVVAVDHVGEPRSASEGDLVDLFAGLPSNVSWLAMGRKRPAETELTEYTAESIRVDPYQQQMLVDVLMTRASIGLSQQAIEHDLAEEIAAWANGNAHDALAALFIATHHAESAGRTTLTVTDVEAAIEEIPIPCVSLGIVLALPANRQAVLRELVDLDEEERSSVTATTAAIGGAESVDLSPGTVKRFLYEMAEAGVVERVQAATQGGQGRPPSRVEPRFPPTVFRRLYDLR from the coding sequence ATGGATATAGAAGCCAGAATCAAGCGACGGCAGCGTCACGACGGCGAGCCGCGCCTGATTCAGGAGTACGAGTCGCTGTCGCCGGTGCGACACATCGACGAGCCGGCCGACCGCGGGCCCCTGCTCGAGCGATTGCTCGACTATCTGGACCCGGTTTTCGACGGGAAGCTCCCCGCCAACGCGTATCTGTACGGGCCGAACGGGGTGGGAAAGAGCGCCGTGGTTACGGCGCTGTTTGCCCACCTGCACCAGTTACCGACCGAGACACGAACGGTCATTCACACGACGACCCGGGCACAGTCCAAAACCTCGCCGTCGTTCGTCTATCTCGACACGAGAGAGACCACGAGCGAGTTCGCGTTCTACCACGCGGTGCTCGACGCGCTCGTCGAGGAGACGGTCCCGGAACACGGCATCGGTACGGAGACGCTCAGAACACGGCTACACGAGGAACTCGACGGCTCCAGAACCGGGGTCGTCGTCGCCGTCGACCACGTCGGCGAGCCACGGAGCGCCTCCGAGGGCGACCTCGTCGACCTGTTCGCGGGACTCCCGAGCAACGTGAGCTGGTTGGCGATGGGGCGCAAGCGACCGGCCGAAACTGAGCTCACGGAGTACACCGCGGAATCCATCCGCGTCGACCCGTACCAACAGCAGATGCTCGTCGACGTGTTGATGACGCGGGCCTCCATCGGGCTCTCCCAGCAGGCCATCGAACACGACCTCGCCGAGGAGATCGCCGCGTGGGCGAACGGGAACGCCCACGACGCGCTGGCGGCGCTGTTCATCGCGACCCATCACGCGGAATCGGCCGGACGGACGACGCTGACAGTGACCGATGTCGAGGCGGCCATCGAGGAGATACCGATTCCCTGCGTCTCGCTGGGCATCGTCCTCGCCCTGCCGGCGAACAGACAGGCCGTGCTCAGGGAACTGGTCGACCTCGACGAGGAGGAGCGCTCCTCGGTCACCGCGACCACTGCCGCGATCGGTGGCGCCGAGAGCGTCGACCTGTCCCCGGGGACAGTCAAACGGTTCCTCTACGAGATGGCAGAGGCAGGTGTCGTCGAACGCGTCCAGGCGGCGACACAGGGCGGGCAGGGGCGCCCGCCGAGCCGCGTCGAACCGCGGTTCCCACCGACAGTTTTCAGACGGCTCTACGACCTGCGGTGA
- the glpK gene encoding glycerol kinase GlpK: protein MADTYVGAIDQGTTGTRFMVFDHSGQVVANAYEKHEQIYPEPGWVEHDPMEIWENTKDVVTTGLDEADLDPEQLEAIGITNQRETTIVWDKETGKPVHNALVWQDRRTTDRVEEIQDEGKVEWIREKTGLECDAYFSATKTEWILDNAEPLKMEASRGEDVRKRAQNGELLMGTIDTWVIYNLTGNHITDVSNASRTMLYNIRDLEWDDELLEEFNVPKSMVPEVRPSSDENTYGSTDADGFLGAEVPVAGALGDQQAALFGQTCFDEGDAKNTYGTGSFYLMNTGTDAVESDHGLLTTIGFQMSGEPVQYALEGAIFITGAAIEWLEDVDLINNAAQTAELARSVDSTDGVYMVPAFTGLGAPHWDGRARGTIVGMTRGTRKEHIVRATLESIAYQTRDVAEAMEADSGVDTTTLRVDGGAVKNNFLCQLQSDIIQTDIARPEVDETTALGSAYAAGLAVGYWDTVDELRDNWQIDREFSPEKDAEEVDKLYNRWDDAVEKSLDWAQEE, encoded by the coding sequence ATGGCAGACACATACGTCGGTGCGATAGACCAGGGGACGACTGGCACCCGCTTCATGGTATTCGACCACAGCGGGCAGGTCGTCGCGAACGCTTACGAGAAACACGAGCAGATTTATCCGGAGCCCGGCTGGGTCGAGCACGACCCGATGGAGATCTGGGAGAACACCAAGGACGTCGTGACCACCGGTCTCGACGAAGCCGACCTCGACCCGGAGCAGCTCGAGGCTATCGGGATTACGAACCAGCGTGAGACCACGATCGTGTGGGACAAGGAGACCGGCAAGCCGGTCCACAACGCGCTCGTCTGGCAGGACCGCCGGACGACGGACCGCGTCGAGGAGATTCAGGACGAGGGCAAGGTCGAGTGGATCCGCGAGAAGACCGGTCTCGAATGTGACGCGTACTTCTCGGCGACCAAGACCGAGTGGATTCTCGACAACGCAGAGCCGCTGAAGATGGAAGCCTCCCGTGGCGAGGACGTTCGCAAACGAGCGCAGAACGGCGAGCTCCTCATGGGGACCATCGACACGTGGGTTATCTACAACCTCACCGGCAACCACATCACCGACGTCTCGAACGCGTCGCGGACGATGCTGTACAACATCCGCGACCTCGAGTGGGACGACGAGCTTCTCGAAGAGTTCAACGTGCCCAAATCGATGGTTCCGGAAGTCCGACCGTCCTCGGACGAGAACACCTACGGCAGCACGGACGCCGACGGCTTCCTCGGCGCCGAAGTGCCCGTCGCGGGCGCGCTGGGCGACCAGCAGGCCGCGCTGTTCGGCCAGACCTGTTTCGACGAGGGTGACGCGAAGAACACCTACGGTACCGGTTCGTTCTACCTGATGAACACGGGTACCGACGCCGTCGAGTCCGACCACGGTCTGCTGACGACCATCGGGTTCCAGATGTCCGGCGAGCCCGTCCAGTACGCGCTGGAAGGCGCCATCTTCATCACCGGCGCCGCTATCGAGTGGCTCGAAGACGTCGACCTCATCAACAACGCCGCCCAGACGGCGGAACTGGCCCGCTCGGTCGACTCGACCGACGGCGTCTACATGGTGCCGGCCTTCACGGGTCTCGGCGCCCCGCACTGGGACGGCCGCGCCCGAGGTACCATCGTCGGTATGACGCGTGGTACCCGGAAAGAGCACATCGTGCGTGCGACCCTCGAATCCATCGCGTACCAGACCCGCGACGTCGCGGAAGCGATGGAAGCCGACTCCGGCGTCGACACCACGACCCTGCGTGTCGACGGCGGTGCAGTCAAGAACAACTTCCTCTGTCAGCTCCAGTCCGACATCATCCAGACGGACATCGCGCGACCGGAGGTCGACGAGACCACGGCGCTCGGGAGCGCCTACGCCGCCGGCCTCGCCGTCGGCTACTGGGACACCGTCGACGAGCTGCGCGACAACTGGCAGATCGACCGCGAGTTCAGCCCCGAGAAGGACGCCGAAGAGGTCGACAAGCTGTACAACCGCTGGGACGACGCGGTCGAGAAGTCCCTGGACTGGGCACAGGAGGAGTAA
- the kdgK1 gene encoding bifunctional 2-dehydro-3-deoxygluconokinase/2-dehydro-3-deoxygalactonokinase: MVDLVTFGETMLRLSPPDEERLEVADQYDVDVAGAESNVAVAAQRLGLDSLWLSKLPDSPVGRKVAGELRRHGISVDVVWDDSPERRQGTYYLEQGRPPRGSEVIYDRAHASVTTTESGELPTAVFEDALCFHTTGITPALSETLEATTAELLERAQTAGATTSFDVNFRSNLWTPEAAKEVLTELFPAVDILVVAERDARVVLDAAGDAEAIARELDSEYGFEVVVVTRGSEGALALADGDVTTQPTYEASDAYPVGTGDSFVGGFLSQYLDGASVSDALAWGAGTAALKRSVPGDMATVSPEEVREVIGGTTESLSR; encoded by the coding sequence ATGGTCGATCTGGTCACGTTCGGCGAGACGATGCTCCGGCTCTCGCCCCCCGACGAGGAGCGTCTCGAAGTCGCCGACCAGTACGACGTCGACGTCGCCGGTGCCGAGTCGAACGTCGCTGTCGCCGCCCAGCGGCTGGGTCTCGACAGTCTCTGGCTCTCGAAGCTGCCCGACTCGCCCGTCGGCCGGAAAGTCGCCGGCGAACTCCGGCGCCACGGTATCTCGGTCGATGTCGTCTGGGACGACTCGCCCGAGCGACGACAGGGCACGTACTATCTCGAACAGGGGCGTCCACCTCGCGGGAGCGAAGTAATATACGACCGCGCGCACGCGAGCGTGACGACGACTGAGTCAGGGGAGCTCCCCACGGCGGTCTTCGAGGACGCGCTCTGTTTCCACACGACCGGTATCACGCCTGCGCTGTCGGAGACGCTCGAAGCGACGACCGCCGAGTTACTGGAGCGGGCACAGACGGCGGGGGCGACGACGAGCTTCGACGTCAACTTTCGCTCGAATCTCTGGACTCCCGAGGCAGCGAAGGAAGTGCTTACCGAGCTTTTCCCGGCTGTCGACATCCTGGTCGTCGCCGAACGCGACGCCCGGGTCGTCCTCGACGCGGCGGGTGACGCAGAGGCTATCGCTCGCGAACTCGACAGCGAGTACGGGTTCGAGGTCGTCGTCGTCACCCGCGGCAGTGAAGGGGCGCTCGCTCTCGCCGACGGTGACGTGACCACGCAGCCGACCTACGAGGCCTCGGACGCCTACCCCGTCGGAACCGGCGACTCGTTTGTCGGCGGGTTCCTCTCGCAGTATCTGGACGGCGCGTCGGTGTCGGACGCGCTGGCCTGGGGCGCTGGGACGGCGGCGCTCAAGCGGTCGGTCCCCGGTGACATGGCGACCGTCTCACCCGAGGAGGTCCGTGAAGTAATCGGCGGGACGACGGAGTCGTTGTCCAGATAG
- a CDS encoding ROK family protein — translation MGAYAGVDLGATHIRAVIGDADGTVVASFKRDTPRGPTGIDVTEAVLDALRGACEAADIGPSEVVAAGIGSFGPLDLAGGAVENPANLPDSIDRIPLTGPVQNLFGTERVYLHNDANAGLIGERYYADRNPDDMVYLTISSGIGAGVAVDGRVLRGWDGNAGEVGHLTIDPHGFMTCGCGHDGHWEAYCSGENIPRYATRLHREDPVETALPIDTEGFTAADVFEYAGEDEFATHVLDQISHWNTIGVANMVHAFAPLVVSIGGAVAINNPDQIMDPIRERLDDMVMANIPDIQLTTHGDDVVVRGALASALTAGTGDPSNGR, via the coding sequence ATGGGCGCATACGCTGGGGTCGACCTCGGTGCGACGCATATCAGGGCCGTTATCGGTGACGCGGACGGGACGGTGGTCGCGTCGTTCAAGCGTGACACCCCACGCGGGCCGACTGGAATCGACGTGACCGAGGCCGTCCTCGACGCGCTTCGGGGCGCGTGTGAGGCCGCCGACATCGGTCCGTCGGAGGTCGTCGCGGCCGGCATCGGCTCGTTTGGCCCGCTCGACCTGGCCGGCGGTGCGGTCGAAAACCCCGCGAATCTTCCCGACTCCATCGACCGGATTCCGCTTACTGGCCCCGTACAGAACCTCTTCGGGACCGAGCGCGTCTACCTCCACAACGACGCCAACGCGGGACTCATCGGCGAACGCTACTACGCCGACCGGAACCCCGACGATATGGTGTACCTGACTATCTCCTCGGGTATCGGTGCCGGTGTCGCCGTCGACGGGCGTGTGCTGCGTGGCTGGGACGGCAACGCCGGCGAAGTCGGTCACCTGACTATCGACCCCCACGGGTTCATGACCTGTGGCTGTGGCCACGACGGCCACTGGGAGGCGTACTGCTCGGGTGAGAACATCCCGCGCTATGCGACCCGGCTCCACCGCGAGGACCCGGTCGAGACGGCCCTCCCCATCGACACCGAGGGGTTCACTGCGGCGGACGTGTTCGAGTACGCCGGCGAAGACGAGTTCGCGACCCACGTCCTCGACCAGATCTCCCACTGGAACACCATCGGCGTCGCCAACATGGTCCACGCGTTTGCCCCGCTCGTCGTCTCTATCGGTGGGGCCGTCGCTATCAACAATCCCGACCAGATTATGGACCCCATCAGGGAGCGCCTCGACGACATGGTGATGGCGAACATCCCCGACATCCAGCTGACGACACACGGCGACGACGTCGTGGTCCGCGGCGCGCTCGCGTCGGCACTGACAGCGGGTACGGGCGACCCGTCGAACGGGCGGTAG
- a CDS encoding phage portal protein, translating into MSGDDATKVHVEGIGGGALSKAQQSQQLSDRRIHSVGHGVKPPYHPDRLASFLELNETHATAVRKKSRYEVGFGFDLVAHDDVDEPDEADDQERAVARNFWRGAESRWETGPHQSAEPTTPEEVKELARQDYHSVGWCALEILTDMEGRPVGLAHVPANTIRVRKPQSRFDRPRHPEEGTFVGGDEAQYASRGYVQVRDGQRRYFGEAGDRHRGQEVLINGGEDDPRVTYQNNEDNDRDPIFVDKETGDVAIGSADPLDNGAANELIFVRNPSPLEQDYGVPDWVSAIRTIGADEAAKDYNREFFDNDTIPRFVIKVTGGELSEESRNDLRQMLHGLREESHRAVILEVEKFQQGLDDDVEIELEPLGQGISEEMDFRLFREKNEHEIAKVHEVPPILIGVTETSNRSNSQAQVADFANNVVAPEQHKFSERLYRLIHQTYLGVTDWTIEYELRGADQPKEDADVARRKIQAVRGAIPIDRGLEMIGEEPLPDDHPVDGQTLIANVGSEDAPQPTGDGLQRTRSKAAPPEANKLYERDWDDVKADLTKDPIEQTQFNSSNLDEGLYDFGENELYLSFKREEGSNSLYAYVDVPTAEWSGLVNASSAGSYHYDNIRLDYPYVEITNFHDRLPEGPSPDADDVPEGLPQ; encoded by the coding sequence ATGAGTGGCGACGACGCCACGAAGGTCCACGTCGAAGGCATCGGCGGCGGGGCACTCTCGAAGGCCCAGCAGTCCCAACAGCTCTCCGACCGGCGCATCCACTCGGTCGGCCACGGTGTCAAGCCGCCGTACCACCCCGACCGGCTGGCGTCGTTCCTGGAGCTCAACGAGACCCACGCCACGGCCGTCCGAAAGAAGTCCCGCTACGAGGTGGGCTTCGGGTTTGACCTCGTTGCTCACGACGACGTCGACGAGCCCGACGAAGCTGACGACCAAGAGCGCGCGGTCGCACGGAACTTCTGGCGCGGCGCCGAGTCCCGCTGGGAGACCGGCCCACACCAGAGCGCTGAACCCACAACCCCCGAGGAGGTCAAAGAACTCGCCCGTCAGGACTACCACTCTGTGGGTTGGTGTGCGCTGGAAATCCTGACCGACATGGAGGGCCGCCCGGTCGGGCTGGCTCACGTGCCGGCCAACACCATCCGGGTCCGGAAGCCCCAGTCCCGATTCGACAGGCCCCGACATCCCGAGGAGGGGACGTTCGTCGGCGGCGACGAAGCCCAGTACGCTTCCCGGGGCTACGTCCAGGTGCGGGACGGCCAGCGTCGCTACTTCGGCGAGGCCGGCGATCGCCACCGCGGGCAGGAGGTCCTCATCAATGGCGGCGAGGACGACCCCCGCGTCACCTACCAGAACAACGAGGACAACGACCGCGACCCCATCTTCGTCGACAAGGAGACGGGCGACGTCGCCATCGGGTCCGCTGACCCGCTCGACAACGGCGCCGCGAACGAGCTCATCTTCGTTCGCAACCCCAGCCCGCTGGAGCAGGACTACGGTGTCCCGGACTGGGTCAGCGCCATCCGGACCATCGGCGCCGACGAGGCGGCGAAGGACTACAACCGCGAGTTCTTCGACAACGACACCATCCCGCGGTTCGTCATCAAGGTGACCGGCGGGGAGCTCTCCGAGGAGTCCCGGAACGACCTGCGACAGATGCTCCACGGGCTTCGCGAGGAGAGCCACCGGGCAGTCATCCTCGAGGTCGAGAAGTTCCAGCAGGGTCTGGACGACGACGTCGAGATAGAGCTGGAGCCGCTGGGCCAGGGCATCAGCGAGGAGATGGACTTCCGGCTCTTCCGTGAGAAGAACGAGCACGAGATTGCGAAGGTCCACGAGGTGCCTCCCATCCTCATCGGCGTGACCGAGACGTCGAACCGGTCGAACTCGCAGGCCCAGGTGGCGGACTTCGCGAACAACGTCGTGGCGCCGGAGCAGCACAAGTTCAGCGAGCGACTGTACCGGCTCATCCACCAGACGTACCTCGGCGTCACCGACTGGACCATCGAGTACGAGCTGCGCGGCGCCGACCAGCCCAAGGAGGACGCCGACGTCGCCCGGCGCAAAATCCAGGCGGTCCGTGGCGCCATCCCCATCGACCGCGGTCTGGAGATGATCGGAGAGGAGCCTCTGCCCGACGACCACCCCGTCGACGGCCAGACGCTCATCGCCAACGTCGGCAGCGAGGACGCTCCACAGCCGACGGGCGACGGGCTGCAGCGGACACGGTCCAAGGCAGCCCCACCCGAGGCCAACAAGCTCTACGAGCGGGACTGGGACGACGTCAAGGCCGACCTCACGAAAGACCCCATCGAGCAGACGCAGTTCAACAGCTCGAATCTCGACGAGGGGTTGTACGACTTCGGTGAGAACGAGTTGTATCTGTCGTTCAAGCGCGAGGAAGGGAGCAACTCACTGTACGCCTACGTCGACGTCCCGACGGCGGAGTGGTCCGGGCTCGTGAACGCGAGCAGTGCCGGCAGCTACCACTACGACAACATACGGCTGGACTACCCGTACGTGGAGATCACGAACTTCCACGACCGGCTGCCTGAGGGTCCGTCGCCGGACGCCGACGACGTCCCCGAGGGGCTGCCGCAGTAG